A segment of the Leptolyngbya sp. NIES-3755 genome:
TCGAACTTGCTGCAAGCTATCAATTTACTCGCGGATGGTTTCTGGATGGCAATCTCACCTACGTTTCGGGTCGAGATACATCAGGAGCACGATTATCACAGCTTGAAGTCTTTCCAGTCACTGCACTGGTTCGATTGCGATATGACGATGGGCGATTTAGTAGCTTCTTGCAATCTCGAATCTATGGAGGGCAGGGAACGGTTTTACTTGCGAATAATGTCGAAGGTGAAGGCAGTCCAGCCGCAACCGTGTTTGATTTTCAGATTGGCTATCGTGCAACTCAATCGACTGAATTAACATTAACGATCGAGAACTTGTTCAATGCTGATTATGTGTTTCCCACAGTAAATATCTCGGCTCCAGGAATTCGAGTATTGGCTGGAATTCGTGCAGATTTTTAGGAGGTCACAATGTCGCGCTGGCAACTGAGAGACTACGTGTTCGCCGCATTTATGACGATCGGAATCGCGATCGCATCCGTGGTCACGGTTCCATTAACGCTCTCGATTCCGCTACCGGGAGTTCGCACGATTGTCTGGGCACCGTTCGCTGGAATCTTCCTCACATTAGGCATGGCAAGATTGCAGCGGCGTGGAAGTGTGGCTTTAATGATTGGAACATTAGCATTGTTACTCAGCCGAATTTCTTGGATTATTACGGCTTTTTTAGTCGCTGCATTACTCATCACAGAAGGGGTCATGTGGTTTCGTGGCGGCTATCGAAATCGAATGGATCGATTGATCGGCAATGCAGTGTTTTTTGCTAGTGCAACAGTCACAGGCGCGATCGTAGGGGCGTATGCTGCGGGTGATGCGTTTGCGGCTTGGATTTCACAAGCTTGGATTCTGATCCCGATGACGTTGCTTTCTGGGGCGGCAGGTGCGATCGGGTGGTGGATGGGTGAGAAAATCGTGACTCAACTGCAACGGGCTGGAAAGCTCAATGTTTAAGTTCCTGTTTCGGATCAATCCGTTGTTAAAGATCGGAATCAGTTTGGCGATCGTTACCGTTGCTCTATCGTTAAAATCCTTGGATGCGATCGCGTTTCTCGTGATCATTCTGCTGATTCTGTTTCTCACTTCGATGCGGATTCGAGTGAAAAGCGCGCTCACCGTTCTACTCGGATTCATCGCATTTGTGGCGTTTGGAACCTGGACACTGAACAATTGGCAACTCGCTTTATTCTATGCACTTAGATTATTAGCATTGTTGCTTCCGGCTCCGGTTTTCGCATTCACAACTTCTCCAACTGATTTGGTACGGGCATTACAAGCGATTAAACTGCCTTCGTTTCTCGTATTAAGCTTGATGTTAACTTGGCGATTTTTGCCGGTGATTCAACAAGAAGCGCAGCGTATTCTCGAAGCAAATCAACTCAGAGGCGTTAATCTGAGCCGACAGCCGCATCGCTGGTTTTCTGGCTTGTTTGTGCCGCTCGTGTTTCGGATTGTCAGCTATGCCGATGAAGTGACGATCGGGCTTGAAACCAGAGGCTACGATCCAGATGCCCCCAGAACAATCAGTCAGCCACTAACTTGGCAAGTTCAAGATACCGTGTTTACGATCGCATCGCTTCTAATTTTTGGCATTGTTGCTCATTTGGAACTATGAATCAATTGACGATCGAGAATTTATCCTTTACCTATGCAGGACAATCCAAACCTGCTTTACAAGGTATTAATCTCTCAATTTCGTCGGGTGACATTGTTCTGATCACAGGCGCAACCGGAAGCGGTAAGAGTACATTGCTCAATTGTTTGGCTGGAATTGCACCTTCCTATACGGCTGGAACGTTGAGCGGTGAGATTCTTTATCAGAATCAATCAATTTTGACGTGGGACATTAAAGCGCGATTGCGTTATCTCGGCTTTCTGCTTCAGAATGTGGAAACACAAATTTTTACCGATCGTGTGAGCGATGAAATTGCGTTCGGTCTAGAGAATCTCAATCTATCACCCGAACAGATCCCGAATTTGATCGAGACTGCACTGCAAGAATTCGGCTTAGTTCAACAACGAAACTGGACGATCGAACAACTCTCAGCGGGACAAAAACAGCGATTAGTAATTGCTTGCATTCTGGCAATGAAACAGCCGATTTTGATTATGGATGAACCGTTTGCGTATCTCGATCGTGCTAGTGCAGCTTATCTATTAGAGCTATTAAAGTCGCGTGTAGCACAAGGACAAGCGATCGTTTTAATTGAGCATCGATTAGATTTAGTGCAATCGATCGCAACTCAAACGCTGCATCTACCGCAAGAGCGATCGACAACTCAGAGCCGTTCTGAAGAAGCTACAACTCTACTCGATCGCGTTGTCTTACACTGTCGAAATCTCAGTTGGGGTGGTTATCCTGCGTTTCCTGATCTCACTGTTCATGCAGGAGAAACAATCTTACTTCAAGGTGACAATGGCTGCGGTAAAACAACATTGTTAAAGCTAATCAGCGGATTACTCAGACCCACTACAGGGACGATCGAGCTTTTAGGACAACCCCAACCGCGCCGAATTGTGGATATCGCTCGTTCGGTTGGCTTTGTCTTGCAGAATCCGAATCATCAGCTATTTGCGGAATCGGTCAGGCAGGAGGTTCAGGACAATCTAGAGATGTTGACGCAACTAAATTTAGAGACACAGGCAGAACAGCATCCTCGATCGCTGTCTCAAGGACAAAAACGCCGCCTGACTTTGGGTGCAGTTCTCGCTCGTCGCCCCAAGATTTGTCTGCTCGATGAAATCACAGTTGGACAAGATCCAACATCCCTGAGTTTGATGCTGAACCTACTAAAACAATTTACCCAAGCAGGCGGCGCAGTCATTGTTACCAGTCACGATCCACAGGTTGCAAATCGATTGAATGCAAGAGTGATCAAACTCTAGTGCGCCATTGATGCGCCAGCGGGTTGCGGTGCAGGTTGAAGCAAGCTGAGAAGATGACCGTCAGGAGTTCTGACCGCTGCAACTTTTCCGAAAGCGGGTTCTCTGACTCGTCCTTCGAGAGTTGCACCCCTGTCTTCGAGAGCTTTGATTGCAGCATAGACATCTTCAACATGAAAACTCAGAATCGGTGAGTCTCCGACATTGCTGACACTTTCTGCGGCATGAAACGCGATCGTCGTTCCATTCGCATCGAGTTCCGCCCATCCAGGACTTGCCATTTTGACCGGAATTCCTAATCCCTCACTGTAAAACTTCACGCTTGCCATCACATCTTTGACCATTAACATGACGTGCTTAAATTCTGCTGCCATTCGATTTACCTCACTGTTGTTTCTGTTTTTAAGCCTAGTTCAATTTGAGTTTCAATGTCACGATAAATTTGCTGTAGTTGTTCGCGTTGTGTTTCGTTTGCCTCCCAGTATCCGCGATAGTCAGCTTCACCTAGCTTACGGATGATTTCTGCTTCTGCATATCGATTATTTTCTAGCATTCGCTCTCGCATTTCCGCATCGAATACAAATCGTTCAGCGACTCGGCTCCAAGTGGCAGTTCCCACGCTTCGAGTCGTCGCATCTAAACCGAGTAAATATTCGACGCGATCGGCGATCGCTTGCCCTCCTTGATGCGCGTGATTCAGTATCCCATCAATCCATTTCGGATTAAACAATCGACTAGTCACACCTTGCCGAACCGCTTCCGCGATCGTTTTCACTTGAATGCGTTCTTTCGTCGTATCTGCGATTAAAACTTGCGGTCGATCGCCACTAATCAACGTCGCTGCTTGTGCCATTCCGCCAAAGAATTCGTAGTAGTGATCAATATCGGTCACTTCAAATTCGTGAGAATCGCGCACTTGAGTGATGAATTTCGTGCGTCCGAGTGCGGCAGTGAAAGCCTCTCGTGATTCAGTTCCGGTTAATCGATCTCCATACAAATATTGAGTACGATCGATGTACATTTCTCCCAAATCCGCTTCACTTTCCCAAGCTGCGGTTTCAATCATCGTACTGAGTCGATTGCCGTATTCGCCCGGAGGTGGACCAAATAATCGAGCCGAAGCTAACCGAAAATCAAGCTGTTCACTCGTGGCTAATGTGTGTCGTCGAACTGCATTTTGATCCAATGGCTCATCAAGTTGAGCAACCATTTGAAATGCCAGATCAATTAATCGAACGAGATTCGGAAAGAGGTCACGGAAGAAACCACAGATGTTAACAGTGACATCAACGCGAGGACGATTCAATTCTGCAATTGGAATCACAACCGGACGCATAAAGTAACCTTGTCCACGATCGACTCTCACTCCGATGTACCGCAAGATTTGCCCAATCGTTTCTCCATACGTTTTACAAGTTTCAAAACCCCACAAAATCACGCCCACTGCATCAGGATAATTTCCATGTTCTGTGTAGTATCTGGAAAGCGTTTCTTCTGCGATTTGTGCGCCCCGTTCATAAGCGCTATCAGTCGGTAACTTTGTCGGGTCAAACTGATACGTATTGCGTCCAGTCGGATAAGTGTGTGGAGTTCGTACTGGATCACCACCCAATCCAGGCTCGATGTATTTACCATCTAGAGCATCAAGCAGCGATCGTACTTCGTCAGTCGCTTCGATCTGTTTTGCGATCGCGCTGAGATAGTTAAACGCAGGTTGTAAGCTTTTTTCAATTGAACCGCCAGATAAGAACTGTGCAATCAGCGATCGACTTTTCTCGCCTAGCTCGATCACTTTAGAATCCGCAGAATCGAGTAGATCATCATAATTCCAACCGTGTCGCTGGGCAAGCAATCTAGGTAGAGATGGTGTTTCAGGGCGATCGTACCGAGCAACCAAAGTTAGATAATCAATCAGTGCATCATCTTGCAAGCGATGACCAAATGTATGCAATCCAATCGGAATGGCAACGCGCTTCAGTTCAAATAAATCAAGATGCAACGTTTCTAATGCAGCTTCATAAAGCTCCAATTCTTCAATGTTCTGTTTCAACTCATCGGTAAGCAACAATGGCACATCGTTTTCATCGCACACTTGGATAATTTGGCGAAGAATTGCGATCGCTCTCGGTAAGCTTTTCGTTTTCTGATCCTCGTATTCATCGAGCAAATCTTCAAGTTCAGTTAAATGCTCATACAGTCCTGCTGGTACAAACGTTGGAGACGCATAGCTGACGAGTTGAGCATAGCTGCGACGTTTCGCGATCGTGCCTTCAGAAACATTCACCACATGATAGATATAACTATTGGGTAAAGTTCCGAGCAGCGCATCGGGCACAGAGTTTTCATCTAATGCAACTTGCTTTCCGGGCAAAAACTCGAATGTTCCATGCGTTCCCACATGAACCACAGCATCAGCATTCCAGCCCTCTTCTAACCATCGATAAAAACTAATATATTGATGATGTGCAGGCAAACTATCGTCGTGATGCAGCTTGCTTGGGTCTTCATGCACACCGCGTGAGGGTTGAATTGCAACGACAACGTTTCCGAACTCAATTCCTGCAATCAGCAAATCAGTACGATCGACCATTAGATTTCCAGGTGGCGCACCGAATATCGACTCAGTTTGCTTTTGAATCGAATCGGGTAAGCGATCGTACCACTGCAAATACTGTTCTAGCGGCACTCGAATGGCATGATTCGCCGTTAAATGAACCGAAGTAAAATCGCCATTGTGCAACAGTCCTCGATCGAGAAA
Coding sequences within it:
- a CDS encoding unknown protein (similar to AA sequence:cyanobase_aa:glr2052) gives rise to the protein MSRWQLRDYVFAAFMTIGIAIASVVTVPLTLSIPLPGVRTIVWAPFAGIFLTLGMARLQRRGSVALMIGTLALLLSRISWIITAFLVAALLITEGVMWFRGGYRNRMDRLIGNAVFFASATVTGAIVGAYAAGDAFAAWISQAWILIPMTLLSGAAGAIGWWMGEKIVTQLQRAGKLNV
- a CDS encoding hypothetical protein (similar to AA sequence:cyanobase_aa:glr2053) encodes the protein MFKFLFRINPLLKIGISLAIVTVALSLKSLDAIAFLVIILLILFLTSMRIRVKSALTVLLGFIAFVAFGTWTLNNWQLALFYALRLLALLLPAPVFAFTTSPTDLVRALQAIKLPSFLVLSLMLTWRFLPVIQQEAQRILEANQLRGVNLSRQPHRWFSGLFVPLVFRIVSYADEVTIGLETRGYDPDAPRTISQPLTWQVQDTVFTIASLLIFGIVAHLEL
- a CDS encoding ABC transporter ATP-binding protein (similar to AA sequence:cyanobase_aa:glr2054) encodes the protein MNQLTIENLSFTYAGQSKPALQGINLSISSGDIVLITGATGSGKSTLLNCLAGIAPSYTAGTLSGEILYQNQSILTWDIKARLRYLGFLLQNVETQIFTDRVSDEIAFGLENLNLSPEQIPNLIETALQEFGLVQQRNWTIEQLSAGQKQRLVIACILAMKQPILIMDEPFAYLDRASAAYLLELLKSRVAQGQAIVLIEHRLDLVQSIATQTLHLPQERSTTQSRSEEATTLLDRVVLHCRNLSWGGYPAFPDLTVHAGETILLQGDNGCGKTTLLKLISGLLRPTTGTIELLGQPQPRRIVDIARSVGFVLQNPNHQLFAESVRQEVQDNLEMLTQLNLETQAEQHPRSLSQGQKRRLTLGAVLARRPKICLLDEITVGQDPTSLSLMLNLLKQFTQAGGAVIVTSHDPQVANRLNARVIKL
- a CDS encoding glyoxalase/bleomycin resistance protein/dioxygenase (similar to AA sequence:cyanobase_aa:AM1_0571) is translated as MAAEFKHVMLMVKDVMASVKFYSEGLGIPVKMASPGWAELDANGTTIAFHAAESVSNVGDSPILSFHVEDVYAAIKALEDRGATLEGRVREPAFGKVAAVRTPDGHLLSLLQPAPQPAGASMAH
- a CDS encoding magnesium protoporphyrin IX chelatase subunit H (ab initio prediction:Prodigal:2.6;~similar to AA sequence:cyanobase_aa:glr3328), yielding MQFQEPDFDDSALRVAEIRENHYPQRERFIGRVMSQTLPRLTLISSASPLGDLPRAIAQITQQCGALFEVVPILLHQLEQDALETIQQSKAVLFDLRGNPENAIALIQRALVETQGEDIAFIPVFGGGPSVMAMTRMKAFSLGSAPSRETDYRQMKQSVGSMTEKLPPEAQHHARNWSKCVSYWTNSGVENLANLLKFVAAEYADVPVQSDEPIVYPDFGFLDLVTHRRYLSYSDYIADHPIDPERPTVAVLFYSGTSMTFNLEGGAELFAELSQSANVLPFFADGIKTTEALQQHFILDGAPICDAIVSLLWFRLDGGPLGGDAERTIALLKTLNIPYYVAVTSNNREIAVWEQTAEGLPPVETLSTVAFPELDGAIDPVIIYGLNEQGAATPILGRGKRLAQRILKRIALQRKANLEKKIAIVIFNYPPSEGTLGTASFLDVFASVEHLLHQLQQAGYSVTPPESGTLKDLFLDRGLLHNGDFTSVHLTANHAIRVPLEQYLQWYDRLPDSIQKQTESIFGAPPGNLMVDRTDLLIAGIEFGNVVVAIQPSRGVHEDPSKLHHDDSLPAHHQYISFYRWLEEGWNADAVVHVGTHGTFEFLPGKQVALDENSVPDALLGTLPNSYIYHVVNVSEGTIAKRRSYAQLVSYASPTFVPAGLYEHLTELEDLLDEYEDQKTKSLPRAIAILRQIIQVCDENDVPLLLTDELKQNIEELELYEAALETLHLDLFELKRVAIPIGLHTFGHRLQDDALIDYLTLVARYDRPETPSLPRLLAQRHGWNYDDLLDSADSKVIELGEKSRSLIAQFLSGGSIEKSLQPAFNYLSAIAKQIEATDEVRSLLDALDGKYIEPGLGGDPVRTPHTYPTGRNTYQFDPTKLPTDSAYERGAQIAEETLSRYYTEHGNYPDAVGVILWGFETCKTYGETIGQILRYIGVRVDRGQGYFMRPVVIPIAELNRPRVDVTVNICGFFRDLFPNLVRLIDLAFQMVAQLDEPLDQNAVRRHTLATSEQLDFRLASARLFGPPPGEYGNRLSTMIETAAWESEADLGEMYIDRTQYLYGDRLTGTESREAFTAALGRTKFITQVRDSHEFEVTDIDHYYEFFGGMAQAATLISGDRPQVLIADTTKERIQVKTIAEAVRQGVTSRLFNPKWIDGILNHAHQGGQAIADRVEYLLGLDATTRSVGTATWSRVAERFVFDAEMRERMLENNRYAEAEIIRKLGEADYRGYWEANETQREQLQQIYRDIETQIELGLKTETTVR